The genomic window CTCGCGACGCGGCCGGCGCGGGGGGATTCCCTGCACGACGGCCTGGATTGTTGCGTCCGGCCGATCGGGGTCAAGCGGAAAAACGACGGCCCCGGCCGCCTCGCGTCGAGGGGGCCGGGGCCGTGCCGGATGCTAGGCCGGGGCGGCGGGCGCAGGGGGTCTGCCTCACTTCGGGAAGAGGCCGGCGAGGGCCTGGATGAGGCCGGAGCCGTGGTGGGTCTCGTGGAAATCGTTGAGGTTGCGCATCAGGTCCCAGGCCACGAAGGAGGCGAAGACGATGCAGAGGGTGGCGAAGCAGAGCAGGCCGACCCAGAGCCCGCCCCACTCCGGCGCCGCCTCGCGGGAGATGACCATGGCCGGGGCGGGGCCGCTGGTGGCGCCCTCGTCGGACGACCAGGCGGTGGCCATCTCGCTGGAGACGGCCTCCTCGAAGCCGTCGTCCTCGTCCTCGTCGTCGCCGGCGAAGGCGGAGGGGGCCATGGCGGTGGCCGCGTTCTGGTCCACGTCCTCCTCGTCGATGGCGAAGACCTCGGAGCCGCTGTCGCTGTCCTCGATGTCGAAGTCGCTGGCCGCCTCGAGCTGCATGGTGTGGTCGTCGGACGACTCGTCGTCGGCGATGGACGGCACGTCGACCTCGAAGTCGGTGTCGTCGAAGATGTCCTTCTCCCCCTTCTTCACCGCGGGCGGGGGCGTGGCGGAGAGCGAGGGCCTGGGCTTGCCCGGGTCGGCCTTGGCGGGCTTGGCCGCCTCGGGCTTGAATGTCTTCAGCTCATCGTCGCTGAGCGGTGCCAGCTCGATGGATTCGTGCCCGCCCAGGTCGAAGGCGCCGGCGGTCTGGAGGTTGATCCCCGAGTCGCTGGGCCGCGACAGGTTGATCCCGGAGAGGTTGGGGTCGGCCGCCGTGACGTCCGAGTCGCTCGGCTTCAGCGGCGTGGACTCGAATTCGTCGCTGGCGTCCAGGGCGCTGAGCTCGAAGTCGCTGCCGGACTCGGGCTTGAGGACGTCGACGAGGTCGCTGGACGGATTCAGCTCGAAGTCGCTGTCGGACTCGGCCGCGGGGACCTCGGCGGAGGAGCCGACCATCGGGCTGGGGCGGACCGCGGTGTCGTTCGACCCGCTGCCGGCCGGGTGGAGGAACCCGTGGTCGGCGGTGTCGTCCTTGATGAGGGTCACGTCCGAGTCGCTCGGGTGACGGAGGTCCGGGTCGGGCGAGGCGAGGCGGACGTCGGAGTCGCTGGCCCCCTTGACGTTCTCCGGGACCAGGCGGACGTCGGAGTCGCTCGGGAGCTTGCCGGTCGACTTCATGCCGATGATGACCGAGCTGGACCCGGTCACCGGGTTGGGCGGGACGGACAGGTCGTCGAACAGGAGGTCGTGGTCGGAGCCCATCTCGGGGGCGGGCCGGTCATCGGACCTGCCGCCCTTGAAGGCGTTCAGGTCCATCGTCTCGTCGGCCAGGTCGGGCCTGGCCGCGCCGAGCTGGAACTCGGAGAGGTCCAGGTCCTCGACGTTCTCCGCGTCGGCGGCGGCGGGGACCTCGAGGTCGGAGAGCCGCAGCTCGGCGTCGCTGCCGAGGCCGCGGTGGCGGGCCAGCTCGTCGATGTCCACCACCCGGAACCGCCAGGAGCCGCCGTCCAGGAACGCGCGGATCTCGCGATGCTGGGCCTTCGACTTCAGCTCCTCCGGGCTCATGCCCAGGACGCGGGCGGCCTCTTCCAACGTGTAGAACTGTGCCATGGACGTGGTCCTCGCGGTCGAAATCGGCCGATCGGCCGGGGTGGAGTCGATTCAGGGGAGGCGGGGACCGCGACGGCGACGACGCGACGCTCGAAATCGCATCCGATCACGCGGGGCGATCCCCGGATTATCGCGGCGGCTGGGTCAGCGCCTTCACCATCGACTCGATGGCCGCCGGCTCCGGCGCCTGGTTGTTATAGTGCTCCAGCTTCAGGTCCCACTGGTACTGCCGGGCGGCTTCAAGCTTGAGCGCCCCCTTCGGATTGCTCGGATCGAGTCGATAGACGGCCAGCGCGTGCATGCGGGTGTCGACCAGGTAGAGCCACTGATAGGAGCCGGGGGGTGAGGTGACCATGGCGATCGTCCCGCCCGCTTCCCCGTTCGCCCCCCTGGCGGTCATGGCCTGCGGGAGGCCGCGTGACGACTCCATCCCCCTCGCCGGCCCGTCGGCCCCCCTGCCCGTCTGCGCCTCCGCCATCGGCCCGTGCATCCCGGCCGCCCAGGAGAGGATGACTCCCATGACCATGCCGGGGAGGCCGTACCGGATCATCCCTCCGCC from Aquisphaera giovannonii includes these protein-coding regions:
- a CDS encoding helix-turn-helix domain-containing protein, whose translation is MAQFYTLEEAARVLGMSPEELKSKAQHREIRAFLDGGSWRFRVVDIDELARHRGLGSDAELRLSDLEVPAAADAENVEDLDLSEFQLGAARPDLADETMDLNAFKGGRSDDRPAPEMGSDHDLLFDDLSVPPNPVTGSSSVIIGMKSTGKLPSDSDVRLVPENVKGASDSDVRLASPDPDLRHPSDSDVTLIKDDTADHGFLHPAGSGSNDTAVRPSPMVGSSAEVPAAESDSDFELNPSSDLVDVLKPESGSDFELSALDASDEFESTPLKPSDSDVTAADPNLSGINLSRPSDSGINLQTAGAFDLGGHESIELAPLSDDELKTFKPEAAKPAKADPGKPRPSLSATPPPAVKKGEKDIFDDTDFEVDVPSIADDESSDDHTMQLEAASDFDIEDSDSGSEVFAIDEEDVDQNAATAMAPSAFAGDDEDEDDGFEEAVSSEMATAWSSDEGATSGPAPAMVISREAAPEWGGLWVGLLCFATLCIVFASFVAWDLMRNLNDFHETHHGSGLIQALAGLFPK